The Skermanella pratensis genome has a window encoding:
- a CDS encoding alpha/beta fold hydrolase: MTGLPLILLPGLLCDDALWAHQSRYLDEVADVRVADLTGHDSIAALAAAVLESAPPRFAVAGLSMGGYVALEIARRAPERVAKLALLDTNARADTDEQRRRRRGLMALANQGEFRGVTPRLLPMLIHPSRTGEEALTGTVMGMAERVGKDAFLRQQTAIMGRPDSRGDLPGITSPTLVLCGREDALSTLEMHVEMAGLIPRARLAVIEECGHLATLERPFAATALMRDWLVYS, encoded by the coding sequence ATGACCGGACTTCCCCTGATCCTGCTTCCCGGACTGCTGTGTGACGACGCGCTGTGGGCGCACCAGTCGCGCTATCTCGACGAGGTCGCCGATGTCCGCGTCGCCGACCTGACCGGCCATGACAGCATCGCGGCCCTGGCCGCTGCGGTGCTGGAGTCGGCGCCGCCGCGGTTCGCCGTCGCGGGTCTGTCCATGGGCGGGTATGTGGCGCTGGAGATCGCGCGCCGGGCGCCCGAACGCGTCGCCAAGCTGGCATTGCTGGACACCAATGCGCGGGCCGATACCGACGAGCAGCGCCGTCGGCGGCGCGGCCTCATGGCCCTGGCGAACCAGGGCGAATTCCGCGGCGTGACGCCCCGTCTGCTGCCGATGCTGATCCACCCCTCCCGGACGGGGGAAGAGGCACTGACCGGCACTGTCATGGGCATGGCGGAGCGGGTCGGCAAGGATGCTTTCCTGCGCCAGCAGACCGCGATCATGGGCCGCCCCGACAGCCGCGGCGACCTGCCCGGCATCACCAGTCCGACCCTGGTGCTGTGCGGCCGGGAGGACGCGCTGAGCACTCTGGAGATGCATGTCGAGATGGCCGGCCTGATCCCCCGTGCCCGCCTCGCCGTGATCGAGGAGTGCGGCCACCTGGCCACCCTGGAGCGCCCCTTCGCCGCGACGGCGCTGATGCGGGACTGGCTTGTCTACTCCTGA
- a CDS encoding hydrolase, with amino-acid sequence MLLDSERSILLVVDVQERLATAIHEVEAVVGSIRKLLRAAAELGVPVLATEQYSKGLGHTIAPVAELMPAGAVIEKISFGAAREPRFMDRVRRLDRGQIVVAGTETHVCVLQTTLGLVEAGFDCFLVADAVGSRVPLNRDLAMERMRGRGVQIVTSEMVMFEWLGRADTPAFKKVLPLIR; translated from the coding sequence ATGCTGCTCGACTCGGAACGATCGATCCTGCTCGTCGTCGATGTCCAGGAGCGCCTTGCCACCGCGATCCACGAGGTCGAGGCGGTCGTCGGGTCCATCCGAAAGCTGCTCCGCGCCGCGGCGGAACTGGGCGTCCCGGTTCTGGCGACGGAGCAGTATTCCAAGGGGCTGGGCCATACCATAGCGCCGGTCGCCGAACTGATGCCGGCGGGCGCCGTGATCGAGAAGATCAGTTTCGGCGCGGCGCGGGAGCCTAGATTCATGGACCGCGTGCGCCGGCTCGACCGGGGCCAGATCGTCGTCGCGGGGACCGAAACCCATGTCTGCGTGCTCCAGACCACGCTGGGACTGGTCGAGGCGGGTTTCGACTGCTTCCTGGTCGCCGACGCGGTCGGGTCCAGGGTACCGCTCAACCGCGACCTCGCCATGGAGCGGATGCGCGGCCGGGGCGTCCAGATCGTGACGTCCGAGATGGTCATGTTCGAATGGCTGGGGCGCGCCGACACGCCTGCTTTCAAGAAGGTTCTTCCGCTGATCCGATGA
- a CDS encoding DEAD/DEAH box helicase, protein MNFSEIGLGPEVLRAVEDAGYTQPTPIQEQAIPWVLQGRDVLGCAQTGTGKTASFTLPMIEILANGRARARMPRSLILEPTRELAAQVAENFETYGKHHKLNMALLIGGESFGDQIKKLDRGVDVLIATPGRMIDLFERGNILLSDIKIFVIDEADRMLDMGFIPDIERIVALLPKMRQTLFFSATMPPEIKRLADNFLMNPREVSVSPPASMAETVTHALTIVQSEDKRRALRHLLNTEDVKNALIFCNRKRDVAILHKSLEKHGFNAGALHGDMPQSKRTETLEAFKKGEITLLVCSDVAARGIDIAGLSHVFNFDTPLHAEDYVHRIGRTGRAGRQGRAFTIANPEEGKQVAAISKLIKREIPLISIDGIELAEFDEISDRRRRRPARKDEVRKEEPRKEEETKAARPPKSETRPRPEPRPEREARPDREQRAEGMRSDPPRRDRDDRRRRRDDDDDDEVVIGFGDHVPAFLLRRARPIATPEA, encoded by the coding sequence ATGAATTTTTCGGAAATTGGGCTCGGGCCCGAAGTCCTGCGCGCCGTCGAGGATGCGGGCTATACCCAACCGACTCCGATCCAGGAACAGGCGATTCCCTGGGTCCTTCAGGGACGGGACGTGCTGGGGTGTGCCCAGACGGGCACCGGCAAAACGGCAAGTTTCACCCTTCCCATGATCGAGATCCTGGCCAACGGCCGGGCCAGGGCGCGCATGCCGCGCTCGCTGATCCTGGAGCCGACCCGCGAACTCGCGGCGCAGGTCGCCGAGAACTTCGAGACGTACGGCAAGCACCACAAGCTGAACATGGCGCTGCTGATCGGCGGCGAATCGTTCGGCGACCAGATCAAGAAGCTGGACCGCGGCGTCGACGTCCTGATCGCCACGCCCGGCCGCATGATCGACCTGTTCGAGCGCGGCAACATCCTGCTGAGCGACATCAAGATCTTCGTGATCGACGAAGCCGACCGGATGCTCGACATGGGGTTCATCCCCGATATCGAGCGGATCGTGGCGCTGCTCCCGAAGATGCGGCAGACCCTGTTCTTCTCGGCGACCATGCCGCCGGAAATCAAGCGGCTGGCCGACAACTTCCTGATGAACCCGCGCGAAGTGTCGGTGTCCCCGCCCGCCTCCATGGCGGAGACGGTCACCCACGCCCTGACGATCGTCCAGTCCGAGGACAAGCGGCGTGCGCTCCGCCACCTGCTCAACACCGAGGACGTCAAGAACGCGCTGATCTTCTGCAACCGCAAGCGGGACGTGGCGATACTGCACAAGAGCCTGGAGAAGCACGGCTTCAACGCCGGGGCGCTTCACGGCGACATGCCGCAGAGCAAGCGGACGGAAACGTTGGAAGCCTTCAAGAAGGGCGAGATCACGCTGCTGGTGTGCAGCGACGTGGCGGCGCGCGGCATCGACATCGCCGGTCTCAGCCACGTCTTCAACTTCGATACGCCGCTCCACGCGGAGGATTATGTCCACCGGATCGGCCGCACCGGCCGGGCGGGCCGCCAGGGCCGCGCCTTCACGATCGCCAATCCGGAAGAGGGCAAGCAGGTCGCCGCGATCTCCAAGCTGATCAAGCGGGAAATCCCGCTGATCTCGATCGACGGCATCGAACTGGCCGAGTTCGATGAGATCTCCGACCGCCGACGCCGGCGCCCCGCCCGCAAGGACGAGGTCCGGAAAGAAGAGCCGCGGAAAGAAGAAGAGACCAAGGCAGCCCGTCCGCCGAAGTCGGAAACCCGTCCGCGTCCCGAGCCGCGGCCGGAACGGGAGGCCCGACCCGACCGCGAGCAGCGGGCCGAGGGAATGCGGTCCGACCCGCCGCGGCGTGACCGCGACGACCGTCGTCGGCGCCGCGATGACGATGACGACGATGAGGTCGTGATCGGTTTCGGCGATCATGTTCCGGCCTTCCTGCTGCGCCGTGCCCGGCCGATCGCCACTCCGGAAGCATAG
- a CDS encoding Lrp/AsnC ligand binding domain-containing protein, producing MQTIFIMVKCDLGQAYEVADRAVQDVEQVSEVHSTSGQYDLLMKCYLDDGTDIGRFVTEQVQTLPGVKDTFTLITFKAFS from the coding sequence ATGCAGACCATCTTCATCATGGTCAAATGCGACCTTGGACAGGCTTACGAGGTCGCGGACCGCGCGGTGCAGGATGTGGAGCAGGTATCGGAGGTCCACTCGACCTCCGGCCAGTACGACCTGCTGATGAAGTGCTACCTGGACGATGGTACCGATATCGGCCGGTTCGTCACCGAACAGGTGCAGACCCTGCCGGGAGTGAAGGACACCTTCACCCTGATCACGTTCAAGGCCTTTTCCTGA
- the ggt gene encoding gamma-glutamyltransferase, with protein sequence MGWVRRQVVFSIVAGAVGTVAATLPVSALQLNDRLPPEIATGFRQKPLTEADSEMVVAANAEASRAGLAVLERGGNAIDAAIAVQLVLGLTEPQSSGLGGGAFLVYHDAAADRLITLDARETAPGAATPAQFEEMALADAIESGLSTGVPGTPKLIEEMHRRFGSLPLADLAARAIELARGGFEISPRLADSIKASTRVPNDPVARAYFFNPDGTPKQAGTLLRNEDYAQSVEALVRHGNANAFYEGAIRDDIISTVRREPRAGDMVARDFTSYQVKERAPVCGTYREHKVCGMGPPSSGGIAVAQILAMLEPFDMAAAGANTARSVQLYTQANRLAFADRNRYAADGDFVDVPVRGLLDPQYLKARAGLINAERDMGAAEPGDPPFRTGLFFDGVHRDVPATSHVSIVDRFGNAVSMTTTIESAFGSGRMVRGFMLNNELTDFSFAAGTPEQPVANRVEPGKRPRSSMAPTIVFDQDGKVRYVLGSPGGSSIISYVAQSIVALVDWGLDPQQVAALPHFQNNNGKAPATLLEAGTSVTDLAAELERMGHGVSVTELTSGLSIIAVEDGKLLGGADIRRENWAVGR encoded by the coding sequence ATGGGCTGGGTGCGCAGGCAGGTCGTCTTTTCCATCGTCGCCGGCGCGGTCGGCACCGTCGCAGCAACGCTGCCGGTATCGGCATTGCAGTTGAACGACCGGCTCCCGCCGGAAATCGCCACCGGCTTCCGCCAGAAACCGCTGACCGAGGCCGACAGCGAAATGGTCGTCGCGGCCAATGCGGAAGCATCGCGCGCCGGTCTCGCGGTGCTTGAGCGGGGCGGCAACGCGATCGACGCCGCGATCGCGGTTCAACTCGTCCTCGGGCTGACGGAGCCCCAGTCCTCCGGGCTAGGCGGAGGCGCCTTCCTGGTCTACCACGACGCGGCGGCCGACAGGCTGATCACCCTCGACGCGCGGGAGACGGCGCCGGGCGCCGCGACTCCGGCCCAGTTCGAGGAGATGGCGCTGGCCGACGCGATCGAGAGCGGACTCTCGACCGGTGTTCCGGGAACGCCGAAGCTGATCGAGGAGATGCACCGACGATTCGGGTCGTTGCCGCTTGCCGACCTGGCGGCGCGCGCGATCGAACTGGCGCGCGGCGGGTTCGAGATATCGCCGCGCCTTGCCGATTCGATCAAGGCTTCGACCCGCGTCCCCAATGATCCCGTCGCCAGGGCCTATTTCTTCAATCCGGACGGAACGCCCAAGCAGGCCGGCACCCTGCTGCGCAACGAGGATTACGCCCAGTCGGTCGAGGCCCTGGTGCGGCATGGCAATGCCAACGCCTTTTACGAGGGCGCGATCCGGGATGACATCATCTCGACGGTCCGGCGGGAGCCCCGCGCCGGCGACATGGTGGCCCGGGACTTCACCTCGTATCAGGTCAAGGAGCGCGCGCCCGTCTGCGGGACGTACCGTGAGCACAAGGTCTGCGGCATGGGACCCCCCTCGTCGGGCGGCATCGCGGTGGCCCAGATCCTGGCGATGCTGGAGCCCTTCGACATGGCCGCCGCCGGGGCCAATACCGCACGGTCGGTGCAGCTCTATACCCAGGCCAACCGGTTGGCCTTCGCGGACCGCAACAGATACGCCGCCGATGGCGATTTCGTCGACGTGCCCGTACGCGGGCTGCTTGATCCGCAGTATCTCAAGGCGCGCGCCGGACTGATCAACGCCGAACGCGACATGGGGGCGGCAGAACCCGGCGATCCGCCGTTCAGGACGGGCCTGTTCTTCGACGGCGTCCACCGCGACGTCCCGGCCACCAGCCATGTCTCGATCGTGGACCGGTTCGGCAACGCGGTTTCGATGACGACCACGATCGAAAGCGCGTTCGGGTCCGGGCGCATGGTGCGCGGCTTCATGCTCAACAACGAGCTGACGGATTTCTCGTTCGCGGCGGGCACGCCCGAGCAGCCGGTCGCCAACCGGGTGGAGCCGGGCAAGCGCCCGCGCAGTTCGATGGCGCCGACGATCGTGTTCGACCAGGACGGAAAGGTGAGATACGTGCTCGGGTCACCCGGCGGTTCCTCGATCATCTCCTACGTTGCGCAGAGCATCGTGGCGCTGGTCGATTGGGGATTGGACCCGCAGCAGGTGGCGGCGCTGCCGCATTTCCAGAACAACAACGGAAAGGCGCCCGCGACCCTGCTGGAAGCCGGTACGTCGGTCACCGACCTTGCGGCGGAACTGGAGCGGATGGGCCACGGCGTCTCGGTGACTGAACTGACCAGCGGCCTCAGCATCATCGCGGTAGAGGACGGGAAGCTGCTTGGCGGCGCCGACATCCGGCGCGAGAACTGGGCGGTCGGCCGGTGA
- a CDS encoding AI-2E family transporter, whose amino-acid sequence MSVSTSSPRAFTPRSQSPQSQSAAQPVRIQPAAPSVSPGTTLGIIVTVVAALYFGRDILMPVALAILLSFALAPIVIRLRRWGLGKILSVILVVLLMFMAILGFGTLVASQLVDLARNLPSYEQNIRAKIQSVRGATEGGGGGVIDQASEMLRDLSKELEQATAPSTEGVARQAGENGRFDVLRPIPVEIHEPRPSPWNEIQTFLGPLVAPIGTAGIVLVFVIFMLLQREDLRDRLIRLVGANDLHRTTEAMDEAGARVSRYLLMQLIINVTYGIPVAIGLYFIGVPNPVLWGVLAMVLRFIPYVGPVVSAFFPIVLSFAVSPGWTDPLLTIGLFLGLELFSNNVLEPWLYGSSTGLSPLAVITAAVVWITLWGPVGVLLATPLTVCLVVIGRHVPQLQFLHVMFGNDPVLPIEARFYQRLLARDPAEAAELAEEAAGQRPLAVLYDELIVPALHLAEADRQRGAFDNATQAAIAEGIDTVVETLDDYEEPPASEGDAVKTPAAPVRVLCIAGRNELDRAAAVLTAHLLERDGFKAEALPCEAVSLRNLAKLDTSDVRLVCLSYLNPGSVQHARRVVRRLRGKLGTSTPIVVGLWSGPGTFPPPDAESTISADRLETTLSGTLGQIRNRQIFRSTES is encoded by the coding sequence ATGTCAGTCTCGACGTCCAGTCCCCGGGCTTTCACCCCGCGATCCCAGTCGCCGCAGTCCCAGTCGGCTGCCCAACCGGTCCGTATCCAACCGGCCGCCCCGTCGGTATCGCCCGGCACGACGCTCGGCATCATCGTGACCGTCGTCGCGGCCCTCTATTTCGGCCGGGACATCCTGATGCCCGTGGCGCTGGCGATTCTGCTCAGCTTCGCGCTGGCGCCGATCGTGATCCGCCTGCGCCGCTGGGGACTGGGCAAGATCCTCTCGGTGATCCTGGTCGTCCTGCTGATGTTCATGGCGATACTGGGCTTCGGCACCCTGGTGGCGAGCCAGCTGGTCGATCTGGCGCGCAATCTCCCGAGCTACGAGCAGAACATAAGGGCCAAGATCCAGAGCGTGCGGGGGGCGACCGAGGGAGGCGGCGGCGGCGTGATCGACCAAGCGTCGGAGATGCTGCGCGACCTCAGCAAAGAGCTGGAGCAGGCGACCGCACCCAGCACCGAAGGGGTCGCCCGCCAAGCCGGGGAAAATGGACGCTTCGACGTGCTGCGCCCGATCCCGGTGGAAATCCACGAGCCGCGTCCGTCGCCCTGGAACGAGATCCAGACCTTCCTGGGGCCGCTGGTCGCCCCGATCGGCACGGCCGGCATCGTGCTGGTATTCGTGATCTTCATGCTGCTTCAGCGGGAGGACCTGAGGGATCGCCTGATCCGGCTGGTCGGGGCGAACGACCTGCACCGGACGACCGAAGCGATGGACGAGGCCGGGGCCCGGGTCAGCCGCTACCTGCTGATGCAGCTCATCATCAATGTCACCTACGGCATCCCGGTCGCGATCGGCCTCTATTTCATCGGCGTCCCGAACCCCGTCCTATGGGGCGTGCTGGCGATGGTGCTGCGCTTCATACCCTATGTCGGGCCGGTCGTGTCGGCCTTCTTCCCCATCGTCCTGTCATTCGCGGTGTCGCCCGGCTGGACCGACCCGCTGCTGACCATCGGCCTCTTCCTGGGGCTGGAGCTGTTCAGCAACAACGTGCTGGAACCCTGGCTCTACGGCAGCAGCACCGGCCTGTCGCCGCTGGCCGTGATCACGGCGGCCGTGGTCTGGATCACCTTGTGGGGGCCGGTCGGGGTCCTGCTCGCGACGCCGCTGACGGTGTGCCTGGTCGTCATCGGCCGCCACGTGCCGCAGCTCCAGTTCCTTCACGTGATGTTCGGCAACGATCCGGTCCTGCCGATCGAGGCCAGATTCTATCAGAGATTGCTCGCCCGCGACCCCGCGGAAGCGGCGGAACTGGCGGAGGAAGCCGCCGGCCAGCGTCCGCTCGCGGTCCTCTACGACGAGTTGATCGTGCCTGCCCTCCACCTTGCGGAGGCCGACCGCCAGCGCGGCGCCTTCGACAACGCCACCCAGGCGGCGATCGCCGAAGGCATCGACACCGTGGTCGAAACGCTCGACGATTACGAGGAGCCGCCGGCATCCGAAGGCGATGCCGTCAAAACTCCGGCAGCCCCCGTCCGCGTCCTGTGCATCGCCGGCCGGAACGAACTGGACCGGGCGGCGGCGGTCCTGACAGCCCATCTGCTGGAGCGGGACGGGTTCAAGGCGGAAGCCCTGCCCTGCGAGGCCGTGTCGCTCCGCAACCTCGCCAAACTGGACACGTCGGATGTCCGGCTGGTCTGCCTGTCGTATCTCAACCCCGGATCGGTCCAGCATGCCCGGCGGGTGGTGAGACGCCTGCGTGGCAAGCTCGGCACTTCGACTCCCATCGTGGTCGGGTTGTGGAGCGGACCAGGCACCTTCCCCCCTCCGGATGCAGAGAGCACCATATCGGCGGACCGGCTGGAAACCACCCTGTCCGGAACGCTCGGCCAAATCAGGAACCGGCAAATCTTCAGGAGTACAGAGAGCTGA
- a CDS encoding response regulator, whose product MRLIIAEDQLLVALDMETILTGAGHEVCGIAANADEALTLVAEHRPDLALLDVDLGGTDGLEAARLIMDRWQVPTLLVTGHVTMEIARGVGVVGLVRKPFTERTLLATIDACLTWLAEGVVQEPRPPGFIGPDI is encoded by the coding sequence GTGCGTCTCATCATAGCCGAGGATCAGTTGCTGGTCGCGCTGGACATGGAGACGATCCTGACTGGAGCCGGCCATGAAGTCTGCGGCATCGCCGCAAATGCCGACGAAGCGCTGACCCTGGTAGCGGAGCACCGGCCCGACCTGGCGCTTCTCGATGTCGATCTGGGCGGCACCGACGGGCTCGAAGCGGCACGCCTGATCATGGACCGCTGGCAGGTGCCGACGCTGCTGGTCACCGGTCACGTCACCATGGAAATCGCGCGGGGGGTCGGGGTCGTCGGGCTGGTGCGCAAGCCGTTCACGGAGCGCACCCTGCTGGCCACCATCGACGCCTGCCTGACATGGCTCGCCGAAGGCGTGGTCCAGGAACCGCGGCCGCCGGGGTTCATCGGCCCGGACATCTAG
- a CDS encoding RNA polymerase sigma factor: MTSWALQDMRHAITTMMPDLRRYARSLTRSADAADDLVQTAYERVLTRQVSLDAIEQPASWMRCVIRNLWIDQKRSSRERLSAPLEDGEHIGTEDTERTLIARSMLMRVREVMAALPEEQRGPIMLVCVKGLSYQEAAAELNIPIGTLMSRLARGRLELARRVGLAK; this comes from the coding sequence ATGACTTCGTGGGCCTTGCAGGATATGCGGCACGCTATCACCACCATGATGCCGGACCTACGGCGCTATGCGCGCTCGCTGACACGATCAGCCGATGCCGCTGACGATCTCGTTCAAACAGCCTACGAGCGCGTCCTGACCCGGCAGGTGTCTCTGGATGCCATCGAGCAACCGGCGAGTTGGATGCGTTGCGTCATCCGGAACCTGTGGATCGACCAGAAGCGCAGTTCCCGGGAGCGTCTGTCAGCGCCGCTGGAAGACGGCGAGCATATCGGAACGGAAGATACCGAGCGGACCCTGATCGCACGCTCCATGCTGATGCGGGTGCGAGAGGTCATGGCGGCGCTTCCCGAGGAGCAACGCGGACCCATCATGCTGGTCTGCGTCAAGGGTCTCAGCTACCAGGAGGCCGCCGCGGAGCTGAACATCCCGATAGGCACCCTGATGAGCCGCCTTGCCCGAGGACGGCTTGAACTCGCCAGACGCGTAGGCCTGGCGAAATGA
- a CDS encoding SRPBCC family protein, which translates to MDRSMTATANWGRYALLAGGGLLTVQGLRRGGWAGAALTAAGAGLLASGVANDAVRERLHLPDLRDMPGVRPQPVTIRHSVTIAKPREELYRFWRDFTNLSRIMPEIDRIDVRDPRHSHWVVNGPGGAKVAFDAEVDDDRENERIAWRSVGDAQVPNSGWVRFADAPGGRGTEVRLELTYEPPLGRLGRGIAMLAGQEPQLHAHRALRRLKQLMEAGEITTTEGQPSGRSG; encoded by the coding sequence ATGGATCGATCGATGACGGCGACCGCGAACTGGGGCCGCTACGCCTTGCTGGCCGGCGGTGGATTGCTGACCGTCCAGGGACTGCGGCGCGGCGGCTGGGCGGGGGCGGCCTTGACGGCGGCCGGGGCGGGGCTGCTCGCCAGCGGCGTCGCAAACGACGCCGTAAGGGAGCGCCTTCACCTGCCGGACCTGCGCGACATGCCGGGCGTGCGTCCGCAGCCCGTCACCATCCGCCATTCGGTCACGATCGCCAAGCCGCGCGAGGAACTGTACCGGTTCTGGCGTGATTTCACGAACCTGTCGCGGATCATGCCGGAAATCGACCGGATCGACGTGCGCGACCCGCGCCACTCCCACTGGGTGGTCAACGGGCCGGGCGGGGCAAAGGTCGCTTTCGACGCGGAGGTCGACGACGACCGCGAGAACGAGCGCATCGCCTGGCGCAGCGTCGGCGACGCGCAGGTGCCGAACTCCGGCTGGGTGAGGTTCGCAGACGCGCCGGGCGGCCGCGGCACGGAAGTGCGCCTCGAACTCACCTACGAGCCGCCGCTGGGCCGGTTGGGCCGGGGGATCGCCATGCTGGCCGGTCAGGAGCCTCAGCTCCATGCCCATCGGGCGCTGCGCCGGCTCAAGCAGCTGATGGAAGCGGGCGAGATCACCACCACGGAAGGTCAGCCCTCCGGCCGGAGCGGTTGA